A window of Acropora muricata isolate sample 2 chromosome 6, ASM3666990v1, whole genome shotgun sequence genomic DNA:
AATATTTTCAATGTCGAGGCAAAGGCGCCGCTTTCAAAGGCgggatttattatgtaaccataacgacagTGATCTCTTCACTTGtaaagataacatgttatcttcacgtgtgaagatatgaagttttcgcgggaaagctcgcttggtatttcactggtgtttatatagtAAGATAATTTCTCAAACATTCGTGTGTTTTTGATCAGCACGCAGTCACAGTACACGCCAGTGTAACACGCTCCTGTCAAACTCGAATGGCAATTTACAGGTTCACTTTATATAATCGCCTTGGAAACATCGTATACATTTTATCATTTAATTGTAGCTCAAGTAAATAAACTGGCCTTTATGACTCAAAGTCTTCCAGTACACATACGCAGTGAGATACGAAACGTCAACGTTATAGCTAAGTGCAGCACTCGAGATTGATAGGAAGAATACGGTCGCAATATAATTTACCACTCACTATATTTTGTTGCCTGATAAAAGTGGCAAATCAGAAGAAACGTTTTGCAAACGAGTGAAACCTCAGTTCCGAGCCCTGTACTCTCAGTTGTCTAGTGTTTGACATACATACAATTGACTTTTCAGGCTTTTCATAATATTGGGGGTGGCACATGGGTGCGCATCTCGAGTAGACAGCGGTGCAGTGTTGGGCCATGAATTCCTATCCCAAAAATCTTTGTGCTGGTCACTCAGTATTTTGAAGTGAAACACGCAAACATAGTTCACAGCCTAATTGCTCCGATCCACCAGTGCACCATGCTCACTGTCCTTTTTGTACAGACATGTTTATGAGCAGCTGCACTCTTTCACCATGTCGATGACGTGTCCAATTATAGTGGATTTTACGTGGCAGTTCAAAGTTGTCACACATGACCCTCAGCTCCTTTACATTAAAGCGCGACAAAGCTCCAGTCTTAACCAGATCGCAAATGTTGTAGCCATGATATGTTATCGGATGTTCCACTCCTATTTGCGACAGAATCTCTCAAACATCTTCATCCTTGTTCTTTTGCTCCGCAGTGCGAcatatgatttatttcatatcactttgttcattaaaattattattagtagtattattattattatttataccTCAACACTCTTATGCCAGTGTGTACGTGGACCTCATTTAAAGCAGCAATGAGGTTGTTACTGTGATAGCATCCAGCCCCGTCAGAACCCAGTAAGGCTTTGCTGATGAAAGGGTTGGCGATTTTCACCGTCTTCAGGAGATGTTTGAGTATAGCGAAAACTGTGTAGGAATCCTGGGCAAACCTGTCAAAGAGATGCGCATAACAAGTAACACCAAGCTGTTCTTCTGTTCTTCTCTCGTTTTGATACTCGCTGTTTGTGCTGCGTTGTACATTGTGTAATATCAAGACTCGATACCAGTAGACCAGAACTTACTTGCAGCCAAATCAAGAGTTGCACCAAAGGAAATGAGCATTCCGCGTCTGGAGTTGGTTGCCGCACACACGTTGGCGAAATTTGAAAACTACGTAAGCTGAGCATTGGCGTCCTTTCCCATTACAGCCTACCATAACTGGGCAGACAGCATTTCAGCACCCTGTTGGCTGGCAAATCGTGGAGAATGGACAACTTTTGTACGCAATCGGGTGAAGATAATTGGCGAGTTCCCAATCGTTGGAAAGGATGGAGTCACCAGAGGATATAAGATCCTAACTGGCTGCGGGTATGACATCGAGAGACCTCAACAGTAGGTTTCTGATTTGGAAGTCGGTGGCGTAAGTAATGACTCCAGTCCCTCTGGTGGTAACGCCGGACGGAGCGGCGATGTTGAACAGCAACGACCGGCGGTCAGGGTGAGGCGAAAAGCAAGGCATACAGCAGCGGATCGTTTGGCGAACGAGAACAAGGAGGACTGAAGTACCGGCGCCAAACTAGTAATTGAAGTTGCGAAGAACATTGCGTGGCAGTTCGTCGCGCTCGCTGACTCAATATCGGAACTGTTTCATGCGTTTATAATCGAGCGAGATATCGATTTTGTTTCGCAATTATTCTTTCTGATTTGAGGATTCAATGAACAGTGAGGTCGATTGAACACGAATAACCACCTGTTACAGTACTAAAGTTATATCGAATTTTAATAGGGAGATTGTGTAagaaatagggagcttaagcaaccacaaaGACGACAACGACGGAGacaagaaagtcacaaatttacatgacaatgaaaaacagtatttttgcacactttgcacgtgcagttttcctttttgacatttcgcagacgttctcgttcttcccacgacgtgaaatgacctgttttgcagttgagtggatgaaataTGATgccaaatgttcaattttgtcttgttatctcaacagcgctggttccaatttaattccaggatagttagcaAACGCAATGTAATTGTaatgcaagcgtaatgactttgaataactgcgaAATTATTGCCGGAGTTggattttcagatgacgttcccCTGTCGTCGActtcgtctttgcttaagctccccaataTAACTCTGGTACAACGAGTCCTTTGATTTCACAGTTGATTGGTCCGCAGATTTTGAATTATTTGCCTCTACGGGCAAAGAACTCGTTTGAAAGTACAACGAGTCCTTTGATTTCACAGTTGAGTTATTCGCTTCAACGAACGATGCACATTTTGAATCGCTTATAGCAAACTTACTATCTATCCCACATTCTTCCGAAACATTCTTCAGAAACATTCTTCCGAAACCAGCAAGCTGTAGTCGGCAATTTACTCAAAATACTAGAACAACTACTTTGGCCTGTTACTTCAGTACTGCTGGATACACTGCAAAGAAAACAACTTCCGTGGAGAAGAACTTGATTGATATCTTGAGACCTCCATTCGCAAATCGGCAAAAGTAAAGCAGccaaaaacaaatttatctctTTTCTACCTCGGGATTCATCATTAATCCGTTCTTGACGTTGATGAATATTTTCACAAACAAACGAAGGCATCTAGCaaataaaaacatttaaaaatactTACATACTTAATTGTTTTATGACAAAGTCTGACTGTGCCTCGAAACCGTCTGTGCGTGAGATCGTGGTTAAATTTTCACGTGGGAAGTGATTTCAATTCTCATGCAGTGGATCTATGATCTATTAAAGCAGCCAAACACAAATTAATTTCTTTTCGTTCGTGACCTTGATGAatgattaaaaacaaaataaagacatAGCAAAAGAAAACATACCTACTTGTTTCCAGCGCAAAACCTGACAGTCTACGTTGAGTAAACGCTATGACTTTATGTGGGGCAGTCATTGTtttacaaaaacttgaaaaatccaAATCGTTTTCTGATGCTAACTTTTACTTTTTGCTTCCCACACCCCAACTCAAATTCAGGCGTGGTACAGACCCACACCCGTAAGGAGAATGGAGATGGAGTGCTTTGTTGATGTCACGGTCATAGTGTACTGGGAATAGATCTCTTTATGTTGTATCTTTTGGTTTCCCAATACTGATCACGTGACAATACTCTCACTGCACGTGTATATGTAaacataaattatgaaaagataGAAGTAAAATTCCCCTGAGAGGATTACGTGCTCTGCTTTGAATAGGAAAGCAAAGTTTACATGCTGAAGAGTTCTATTATGCCAGGGTCAAAAGGAGATACAGATGCCTGGCGATCGATGAGTTGGTGGATTTTGGTACGAAGAGATTGAACTAAACGGGAAGGACGTACCAGACCCGGTCGGGAGCTCAAGTTAAAATTGTCTTCAAGGACAAGGACGAAAACTTCTACTCCGCTTATCGCAACACGAAGGGACTTGGAGGACAATACCTATTTGTAAAGCACTAAAGAATCAGGTGATGTGGTCGGGAACACAAGTTCTCAGCAGAAAAGTAAAACTGTCTGCAAGCAGTAAGTTCCAAACCGCTGACACCGTTACGTGTCTGTTTCCCTGCCGGGGCCGGTAAGCGACTGGCGAAGAGAAGATGAATTTAGTTTCGTCTTGAAGGCTCCCGAAACAAACGAGGACATTTGAACCTAAAAGCATCCTTGAAGCGCTGTCGGAATTCTCGGCTGACAAGTGAGTAAATAATCGGATTGACGGTGCTATTGGACAACAAAAGTACAATGCAAATGTTATAAACGATCCAAACGTATCGCCACTTGCCCAATCTGACGAACAGAGAGGCCAACCTGAACGCGTGGAAGGGGAACATTGTGACAGCGAACGCTACGACCACTGGCACAAGAATCTTCAACGCTTTCGTGTTTGCGGCGTCAGTTCTTTTCATCGTGTTAGCTTCGCGAGTGCCGCACATACCCATGATTCGTGAATGAAGCATTTTGCTGGCGCGAATCTTACTAGCAATTTGCCTGTAAGCCCACAGTATCAAGACCAGCGGAAGTATGTACCATAGAATGATGACTGATACGATGAAGCAATTTCGAGCCACTGTACTCGGCCACACTGTAAAGCAACTTATTGTACCGTTTTTTTCAATGTACTCCATGACGAAGTATAACGGAGTGACCACTGATATGAAACCAGAAAGCCACACGCCCAAAATAACCCACTTAGCCACAGAAAGAGAGCGGTGGGCGGTCATCCCGCGCACAATCGCGGTGTGCCTGTCGATCGCTATGGCAACGATTGAGCCAACGGAAGCGCTATAGAAGATGTCCGAGAACGGGTAAACTACCTTGCATACCACCTTTCCCAAGGGCCAGTTAAAAGGGTCAGCTGCTTGTACACAAATGAACGGGTAGGAGATCGCCAACACCCCCATATCCGCAACGGCCAGGTTGAAAATGTACTTGTGTACAGCGGTCCTGCTAATGCGTCTGGTACTCGTGACTATTATGACGAGAATGTTACCCAGAATTCCAATGAGGCAGATGATGCCGGTGACGGTGTAGTGTATTGTTATGACATAATTTAGTTCCCAGTCGGACTTTTCCGACGTCGTAAACG
This region includes:
- the LOC136920926 gene encoding somatostatin receptor type 4-like, encoding MENLLNFTGAPNSSFTTSEKSDWELNYVITIHYTVTGIICLIGILGNILVIIVTSTRRISRTAVHKYIFNLAVADMGVLAISYPFICVQAADPFNWPLGKVVCKVVYPFSDIFYSASVGSIVAIAIDRHTAIVRGMTAHRSLSVAKWVILGVWLSGFISVVTPLYFVMEYIEKNGTISCFTVWPSTVARNCFIVSVIILWYILPLVLILWAYRQIASKIRASKMLHSRIMGMCGTREANTMKRTDAANTKALKILVPVVVAFAVTMFPFHAFRLASLFVRLGKWRYVWIVYNICIVLLLSNSTVNPIIYSLVSREFRQRFKDAFRFKCPRLFREPSRRN